Proteins encoded within one genomic window of Gambusia affinis linkage group LG23, SWU_Gaff_1.0, whole genome shotgun sequence:
- the LOC122826160 gene encoding uncharacterized protein LOC122826160 isoform X2 — protein sequence MTAAEHQTVILAKDSQATSTLFPISSPVSLETPSHTAVSSQMQSDAASNSRPLLLFFSWLGAQPGAIAKYRELYLDRGMDVLLIQSSVMHFLWPRWGLNYGLEILNILEEPPFTGRLILVHASSIGGYTFTQLLTHIAQQHKQHAPLAHRVIGHIYDSLVVGSLDHMATGLGKTLVPRLEGLIKTTAMLYFRLFKSYTADLYENSIQVFYNSPVTSPALFFFSENDAMCSPAVLEKLMDFWRRRGVSVDCRKWKKSTHAAHLRCHPEEYVSTLQQFLNSLSVPQSNI from the exons ATGACAGCAGCTGAGCACCAGACAGTAATCCTTGCCAAAGACTCTCAGGCCACATCAACTCTGTTCCCCATCTCCTCTCCAGTGTCTTTAGAAACACCTTCCCACACAGCTGTTTCCTCCCAGATGCAGTCAGATGCTGCTTCCAATTCTCGCcctcttctccttttcttctcctGGCTCGGTGCCCAACCTGGGGCCATAGCAAAGTACAGGGAGCTCTACCTTGATCGTGGTATGGATGTTCTCCTCATCCAGAGCAGCGTAATGCACTTTCTGTGGCCTCGATGGGGCCTCAACTATGGGTTGGagattttgaatattttagaggAGCCTCCTTTCACAGGAAGGCTCATACTGGTGCATGCTTCTTCCATTGGTGGCTATACTTTCACGCAGCTGCTCACCCACATTGCtcagcaacacaaacaacatGCTCCTCTGGCGCATAGAGTTATAGGGCACATTTATGACAGTCTAGTGGTCGGCTCTCTGGATCACATGGCAACAG gGCTTGGGAAGACCTTGGTGCCACGTTTAGAGGGATTAATCAAAACCACCGCCATGCTCTACTTCAGGCTCTTTAAGTCATACACTGCAGACTTGTATGAGAACAGCATCCAGGTTTTCTACAACAGCCCAGTTACTTCTCCAGCCCTCTTCTTCTTTAGTGAAAACGATGCAATGTGCAGCCCTGCTGTCCTGGAAAAGCTGATGGACTTCTGGAGGCGGAGGGGAGTTTCTGTGGACTGCAGGAAGTGGAAGAAGTCAACACATGCCGCCCACCTGCGATGCCACCCAGAAGAGTACGTCTCCACATTGCAGCAGTTTTTGAACTCTCTGTCAGTTCCACAATCTAACATTTAA
- the LOC122826156 gene encoding leptin-B-like, producing MCISLALLFISLMAAPECSSLPTKTDSIRNNIHNIVNIAQITLVHIDKLKNKTPLQLEVSTPPINGLTDISLYLGHLDDELQSPFTNLLSQIQADVSSLDSRVRSLALMLDCPIQDKPSVEPRELLFPDSQHYVTLAKVQHYLENLPSNKEKLKVC from the exons ATGTGCATCTCTCTGGCCCTGTTGTTCATCTCTCTAATGGCAGCTCCTGAGTGCTCAAGTCTTCCAACAAAGACCGACTCCATCAGAAACAACATACACAACATAGTAAACATTGCTCAGATAACTCTGGTCCACATAGACAAGTTAAAGAATAAG ACGCCCCTACAGTTAGAGGTCTCCACTCCACCCATAAATGGATTAACCGATATCAGCCTCTACCTTGGACATTTAGATGACGAGCTGCAGAGCCCCTTCACAAATCTCCTGAGTCAGATTCAAGCTGACGTTTCCAGCCTGGACTCAAGGGTGCGCTCTCTTGCCTTAATGTTGGACTGCCCCATCCAGGACAAACCGAGTGTGGAGCCCAGGGAGCTTTTGTTCCCCGACAGCCAGCACTATGTGACACTGGCAAAGGTGCAGCACTACCTGGAGAACCTTCCCTCAAATAAGGAGAAACTTAAGGTTTGCTGA
- the LOC122826160 gene encoding uncharacterized protein LOC122826160 isoform X1, which yields MGNLALSISLFRTDATTSEPDNSGKFVARRICNGIIYYYTPMTAAEHQTVILAKDSQATSTLFPISSPVSLETPSHTAVSSQMQSDAASNSRPLLLFFSWLGAQPGAIAKYRELYLDRGMDVLLIQSSVMHFLWPRWGLNYGLEILNILEEPPFTGRLILVHASSIGGYTFTQLLTHIAQQHKQHAPLAHRVIGHIYDSLVVGSLDHMATGLGKTLVPRLEGLIKTTAMLYFRLFKSYTADLYENSIQVFYNSPVTSPALFFFSENDAMCSPAVLEKLMDFWRRRGVSVDCRKWKKSTHAAHLRCHPEEYVSTLQQFLNSLSVPQSNI from the exons tcttttcagGACTGATGCAACTACGTCTGAACCAGACAACTCAGGGAAGTTTGTAGCCAGGAGAATCTGCAATGGTATTATTTATTACTACACTCCAATGACAGCAGCTGAGCACCAGACAGTAATCCTTGCCAAAGACTCTCAGGCCACATCAACTCTGTTCCCCATCTCCTCTCCAGTGTCTTTAGAAACACCTTCCCACACAGCTGTTTCCTCCCAGATGCAGTCAGATGCTGCTTCCAATTCTCGCcctcttctccttttcttctcctGGCTCGGTGCCCAACCTGGGGCCATAGCAAAGTACAGGGAGCTCTACCTTGATCGTGGTATGGATGTTCTCCTCATCCAGAGCAGCGTAATGCACTTTCTGTGGCCTCGATGGGGCCTCAACTATGGGTTGGagattttgaatattttagaggAGCCTCCTTTCACAGGAAGGCTCATACTGGTGCATGCTTCTTCCATTGGTGGCTATACTTTCACGCAGCTGCTCACCCACATTGCtcagcaacacaaacaacatGCTCCTCTGGCGCATAGAGTTATAGGGCACATTTATGACAGTCTAGTGGTCGGCTCTCTGGATCACATGGCAACAG gGCTTGGGAAGACCTTGGTGCCACGTTTAGAGGGATTAATCAAAACCACCGCCATGCTCTACTTCAGGCTCTTTAAGTCATACACTGCAGACTTGTATGAGAACAGCATCCAGGTTTTCTACAACAGCCCAGTTACTTCTCCAGCCCTCTTCTTCTTTAGTGAAAACGATGCAATGTGCAGCCCTGCTGTCCTGGAAAAGCTGATGGACTTCTGGAGGCGGAGGGGAGTTTCTGTGGACTGCAGGAAGTGGAAGAAGTCAACACATGCCGCCCACCTGCGATGCCACCCAGAAGAGTACGTCTCCACATTGCAGCAGTTTTTGAACTCTCTGTCAGTTCCACAATCTAACATTTAA